In Symmachiella dynata, the following are encoded in one genomic region:
- a CDS encoding beta-propeller fold lactonase family protein, whose protein sequence is MRRFAFVFVLLGLTAPLDALAGTSNSLMDISADGRLLACSNRDNGTVSLVDLQSNAVIREIPVGHHPEGVSFLGETHNLAVAVYDEDQVLFIDGQTGKIDARIDVFDEPYGVVSNSDGSRVYVTLEYPGTVLEIDTAAHTVLRSLPAGKFLRGIAIEPGEERLLVSEYHTGIVKAIELKSGKVVDSWQGSRDDNLARQLQPHPTRPKVYLPHIRSKITVTHGAGSIFPYVTVIDSAPGEGRRRKPIAMDSFKGTLVVANPWELAISPDGQRLYVVFAGTDDMYVCDILDDNYREIKFVKVKNLGRNPRAVRVAPDNQSFYVYNALDFAVVKYDAHTLRPIATIPVCENPHDEQILLGKVLFYSAQQPMVGRRWISCASCHPDGHSDGRTWHNPEGLRDTTALFGMAWTHPIHWSADRDEVQDFEHTIRSQLMQGRGLIRGDVNPALETPNRGLSAELDAIAAYSNSHKFTLSPHAKTGLNAAAKRGQKLFFDEETQCATCHGGPFFTDSRMEKPFRLHDVGTGNDDPSEIMGPKYDTPTLLGIYRTAPYLHHGKAKTLRDVLTTQNKNDQHGQTSHLSAEQIDDLVEFLKCLPYEDPEPAAIKAGLRRVD, encoded by the coding sequence ATGCGACGTTTTGCGTTTGTTTTTGTGCTGCTTGGACTCACCGCGCCTCTCGACGCGCTGGCCGGTACGTCCAATAGCTTGATGGATATCTCCGCCGACGGCCGTTTATTAGCTTGCTCAAATCGCGACAACGGCACGGTGAGTCTTGTCGATCTGCAATCGAACGCCGTGATACGCGAAATCCCCGTCGGGCATCATCCCGAAGGAGTCAGTTTTCTGGGAGAGACGCACAATCTAGCAGTGGCGGTCTATGACGAGGATCAAGTTCTCTTCATTGATGGTCAAACGGGAAAAATTGATGCTCGCATTGATGTGTTCGACGAACCGTACGGCGTCGTTTCCAACAGCGACGGCAGCCGCGTTTACGTGACCTTGGAATATCCCGGCACCGTGTTGGAAATCGATACGGCTGCACACACGGTGCTGCGCTCCTTGCCTGCCGGAAAGTTCCTCCGTGGCATTGCGATCGAACCGGGTGAGGAACGACTGTTAGTCTCCGAATACCACACCGGCATTGTCAAAGCGATCGAATTGAAGTCCGGCAAAGTCGTCGACAGTTGGCAAGGTTCGCGAGATGATAACCTAGCGCGGCAACTGCAACCGCACCCCACGCGTCCCAAGGTCTATCTGCCCCACATCCGCTCCAAAATAACCGTCACACATGGTGCCGGTTCCATTTTCCCCTACGTGACCGTCATCGACTCCGCCCCCGGCGAGGGTCGCCGCCGCAAACCGATTGCCATGGATTCCTTCAAAGGAACCTTGGTCGTCGCCAACCCTTGGGAATTGGCGATTTCGCCCGACGGCCAACGGCTGTATGTGGTCTTTGCCGGGACGGACGACATGTACGTCTGCGACATTTTGGATGACAATTATCGCGAAATCAAATTTGTGAAAGTCAAAAACCTCGGCCGCAATCCCCGCGCGGTCCGCGTCGCACCGGACAATCAATCGTTTTACGTCTACAACGCTCTCGACTTTGCTGTGGTCAAATACGATGCTCACACACTGCGGCCGATTGCGACCATCCCCGTCTGTGAAAACCCGCACGATGAACAAATCCTGCTGGGCAAGGTGCTATTTTATTCCGCACAGCAACCGATGGTCGGCCGCCGTTGGATTTCCTGCGCCAGTTGTCATCCGGACGGGCACAGCGATGGACGGACTTGGCATAACCCCGAAGGACTACGCGATACGACCGCTCTGTTCGGCATGGCCTGGACGCATCCCATTCACTGGTCGGCGGATCGCGATGAGGTCCAAGACTTCGAACACACCATTCGCAGCCAACTGATGCAAGGTCGCGGACTGATCCGTGGTGACGTCAACCCGGCGTTGGAAACCCCCAATCGCGGACTCTCCGCCGAATTGGATGCCATCGCTGCCTATTCCAATTCCCACAAATTCACCCTCAGCCCACACGCCAAAACAGGCTTAAACGCGGCTGCCAAACGCGGACAAAAGCTGTTTTTCGATGAAGAAACCCAGTGCGCCACCTGCCACGGCGGACCTTTCTTCACCGACTCTCGCATGGAAAAACCATTCCGGCTGCACGACGTGGGCACAGGCAACGACGACCCCTCAGAAATCATGGGCCCCAAATACGATACCCCGACGCTGCTGGGGATTTATCGCACCGCCCCCTATCTGCATCACGGCAAAGCCAAGACGCTCCGGGATGTGCTCACGACACAAAACAAAAACGACCAACACGGTCAAACCAGTCATCTGTCAGCGGAACAAATCGATGATCTCGTCGAGTTCCTCAAATGCCTACCGTACGAGGATCCGGAACCGGCGGCGATCAAGGCGGGTTTGCGGCGCGTTGATTGA
- a CDS encoding alpha/beta hydrolase family esterase, with product MHNSHENDTLHTIDVDGTERSYLVHVPSGVDASRPLPVVLAFHGGRSNAEGMVRFCGLNPVADEAGFVVVYPNGTGPQPHLLSWDAGICCNDHPPDHPPADEIGFVAAMLDDLSARLPVDVARVYATGMSNGGMLSYRLAAELSERIAAIASIGGTMGTECCSPARPVPILHMHGTEDYFVPLEGGRGKRSPSRTEFFSVAHTLDCWKAANRCEETPLRTEFPVLVDDGTSVWREVFPPGDTGAVIELYVIEGGGHTWPGQKPPLLFLGKSTKNLDANAVLWKFFQQHRLPSA from the coding sequence ATGCACAATTCACACGAAAACGATACGCTGCACACCATCGACGTCGACGGGACCGAGCGGAGTTATTTGGTACACGTTCCTTCTGGGGTCGATGCCTCAAGGCCGCTTCCTGTGGTACTGGCTTTTCATGGCGGGCGGTCGAATGCGGAGGGGATGGTGCGGTTTTGTGGGTTGAATCCTGTTGCGGACGAGGCGGGGTTTGTTGTCGTCTATCCCAATGGGACGGGGCCGCAGCCGCATTTGTTGTCGTGGGATGCGGGGATTTGTTGCAACGATCATCCCCCTGATCACCCGCCGGCGGATGAAATCGGTTTCGTCGCGGCCATGTTGGATGATTTGTCGGCGCGGCTGCCGGTGGATGTTGCACGCGTGTATGCGACGGGCATGTCCAACGGCGGGATGCTCAGTTACCGGTTGGCGGCGGAGTTGTCGGAGCGGATCGCGGCGATCGCTTCGATTGGGGGAACGATGGGGACGGAGTGCTGTTCACCCGCGCGTCCGGTGCCGATTTTGCATATGCACGGGACTGAGGATTATTTCGTTCCGCTGGAAGGAGGCCGTGGAAAACGGAGTCCATCACGGACCGAGTTCTTTTCCGTGGCGCACACATTGGATTGTTGGAAAGCGGCGAATCGTTGTGAAGAGACGCCACTGCGAACGGAGTTCCCGGTTCTTGTGGATGACGGAACGTCGGTGTGGCGCGAAGTGTTTCCGCCCGGTGATACGGGGGCTGTGATCGAATTGTATGTGATCGAAGGGGGCGGACACACATGGCCGGGGCAAAAGCCGCCGCTGTTATTTTTGGGCAAGAGCACGAAGAACTTGGATGCCAATGCCGTGCTGTGGAAGTTCTTCCAGCAGCATCGGTTGCCGAGTGCCTGA
- a CDS encoding response regulator transcription factor — translation MAVDQAAPQHQEKSTTVDAQATVFIVDDDPAVRGSMSWLLESVDLPVEVCASAQEFLDTYNPAIPGCLVLDIRLPGMGGMELQKELAKRNIHIPIIIVTGHAEVPMAVRAMKAGAVDFIEKPFSDQVLLDCIRTALQRDFESRGDDIRREEIAARIRTLTPREFEVKEKVVEGNSNKMIAAQLGVSRKTVEAHRAGVMKKMKAQSVADLVRMVTEYRSL, via the coding sequence ATGGCTGTTGATCAAGCGGCGCCACAACACCAGGAAAAATCGACCACAGTCGATGCTCAAGCGACTGTCTTCATTGTCGATGACGACCCCGCAGTGCGTGGTTCGATGTCTTGGTTACTGGAATCCGTCGACCTGCCTGTCGAGGTGTGTGCTTCGGCTCAAGAATTTCTCGACACCTATAACCCCGCAATCCCCGGTTGTCTTGTCCTTGATATTCGTCTGCCCGGTATGGGTGGGATGGAGCTGCAGAAAGAACTCGCCAAGCGGAACATCCACATCCCCATCATCATCGTCACCGGTCACGCCGAAGTTCCGATGGCTGTCCGCGCAATGAAAGCCGGTGCTGTCGACTTCATCGAAAAACCGTTCAGCGATCAAGTCTTGTTGGATTGTATCCGCACCGCCCTGCAACGCGATTTCGAATCACGTGGCGACGATATCCGCCGCGAAGAAATCGCCGCCCGCATCCGCACACTGACCCCGCGGGAATTCGAGGTCAAGGAAAAAGTCGTCGAAGGCAACTCCAACAAAATGATCGCCGCCCAACTGGGTGTGAGTCGCAAAACCGTTGAAGCGCACCGCGCCGGCGTGATGAAAAAAATGAAAGCTCAATCGGTCGCCGACCTCGTCCGCATGGTCACCGAATACCGGTCGCTCTAA
- a CDS encoding DJ-1/PfpI family protein, giving the protein MTTRNLAILLFDDVEVLDFCGPFEVFSVAGHFVDPVAFEVYTVAEQAGPVIARNGLSVNPHYGLHDCPPPDLLIVPGGQGTRTQMHNPVLIEWIKQVAGESELLLSVCTGALMLARAGLLNGLEVTTHANSIEALRELVPDATVHPDRRFVDNGRVICSAGIAAGIDMSLHVVARLLGTEVAEKTSQHMEYPWEPASR; this is encoded by the coding sequence ATGACGACGCGCAATCTCGCCATCCTACTGTTTGACGACGTGGAAGTGCTCGATTTCTGCGGACCCTTCGAGGTCTTTTCGGTGGCCGGCCATTTTGTCGATCCCGTCGCATTTGAAGTTTATACGGTGGCCGAACAGGCCGGTCCGGTCATCGCTCGCAACGGACTGAGCGTTAATCCGCATTACGGGCTACACGACTGCCCGCCGCCGGATCTGCTGATCGTCCCCGGCGGACAGGGAACCCGTACGCAGATGCACAATCCCGTTCTGATCGAGTGGATCAAACAGGTCGCCGGAGAATCCGAACTCCTGCTGTCGGTCTGCACGGGAGCATTGATGCTGGCCCGAGCGGGCTTGCTCAACGGACTGGAGGTGACCACCCACGCCAATTCGATCGAAGCATTGCGAGAACTCGTCCCCGATGCCACCGTCCATCCCGACCGACGCTTCGTAGACAATGGCCGCGTGATCTGCTCCGCCGGCATCGCCGCCGGAATCGACATGAGCCTGCACGTCGTAGCGCGACTGTTGGGAACCGAAGTCGCAGAGAAAACATCACAGCACATGGAGTATCCCTGGGAACCAGCAAGCCGGTAG
- a CDS encoding Gfo/Idh/MocA family protein, which translates to MANQTRRRFLENTMLATATATAGGLMGQPILQAAKANKSANETVRVAVLGVNGRGRSHINGFTGVENCDVVAVCDPDETVGHIKGVENVHKKTGKKPTYYQDLRRVMDDDSIDVVSIATPNHWHSLAAIWAMQAGKDVYVEKPVSHNIREGRVMVDVARKEGRVCQAGTQIRSNPGVIEGIKFLKEGGLGELQVARALCYKRRKSIDHVGETPVPKGVDYDLWLGPTPLRADVPRKSLHYDWHWQWEYGNGDLGNQGIHQMDVARWGIGADTLADSVISFGGRFGYVDDGETPNTEMSIMEYGDKLLVFETRGLPTKHYLGGDAGGNDVGNIFHCENGYMKCSYTSAVVFDPDGNEIKRFSEGDDSYHYNNFVDAVRSRRVEDLNGEINEGHLSSALCHLANISYRLGESSDFGAAPAGLAGNEFAVDVFERTKSHLKDNNVDPSQVKFAMGPKLMVDKKTESFIDNAAANALTTREYRKGYEVPAQA; encoded by the coding sequence ATGGCAAATCAAACTCGACGGCGCTTTTTAGAAAACACGATGTTGGCCACGGCGACCGCTACGGCGGGTGGCTTGATGGGGCAGCCGATTCTTCAGGCAGCCAAAGCGAACAAAAGCGCGAATGAAACCGTCCGTGTCGCTGTGTTGGGCGTCAACGGTCGAGGCCGCAGCCACATTAACGGCTTTACGGGTGTGGAGAACTGCGATGTTGTCGCTGTGTGTGATCCGGACGAGACGGTGGGACACATCAAGGGAGTGGAAAACGTTCATAAGAAAACCGGCAAGAAACCGACTTATTATCAAGACCTGCGACGCGTGATGGACGACGACTCGATCGATGTGGTCTCGATCGCCACGCCGAACCATTGGCACTCGCTGGCCGCGATTTGGGCGATGCAGGCCGGTAAAGATGTCTACGTCGAGAAACCGGTCAGCCACAATATTCGCGAAGGCCGCGTGATGGTGGATGTGGCCCGCAAAGAAGGCCGTGTTTGCCAAGCGGGCACACAAATTCGCTCGAATCCTGGTGTGATCGAAGGGATCAAGTTTCTCAAAGAGGGCGGCCTGGGTGAACTTCAGGTCGCTCGGGCGTTGTGCTACAAGCGGCGCAAAAGCATCGACCACGTTGGAGAGACGCCGGTCCCCAAAGGGGTGGACTACGATCTCTGGCTGGGACCGACACCGCTGCGGGCCGATGTGCCCCGCAAGAGCCTGCACTACGACTGGCATTGGCAATGGGAGTACGGTAACGGCGATTTGGGGAACCAAGGGATCCACCAAATGGACGTCGCCCGGTGGGGCATTGGGGCCGATACGTTGGCTGACAGTGTGATCTCATTCGGCGGCCGGTTTGGTTACGTCGACGACGGCGAAACGCCGAACACCGAAATGTCGATCATGGAATACGGCGACAAACTGTTGGTCTTCGAAACCCGTGGACTGCCGACGAAGCATTACTTAGGTGGCGATGCGGGCGGCAATGACGTCGGCAATATTTTCCATTGCGAAAATGGCTACATGAAATGCAGCTATACCTCAGCCGTCGTGTTTGATCCAGATGGTAATGAGATCAAACGCTTCAGCGAAGGGGACGATAGTTATCACTACAACAACTTTGTCGATGCCGTCCGTAGCCGTCGTGTTGAAGATCTCAATGGCGAGATCAACGAAGGCCATCTGTCGAGCGCGTTGTGCCATCTGGCGAACATTTCCTATCGCCTGGGTGAGTCCAGCGATTTCGGGGCTGCCCCAGCTGGCTTGGCGGGTAATGAATTTGCGGTCGATGTCTTCGAGCGGACCAAGTCGCACTTGAAGGACAACAATGTCGATCCTTCGCAGGTGAAGTTCGCCATGGGGCCGAAGTTGATGGTCGATAAGAAAACGGAATCGTTCATCGACAACGCCGCCGCAAACGCCTTGACGACGCGGGAATACCGCAAGGGATATGAAGTTCCCGCGCAGGCGTAA
- a CDS encoding efflux RND transporter permease subunit: protein MTPLGNPPLAPANCSADSITAIETRFRRRWLMASILMLCMVPFIGIAAQQTMHSMLTLPSRWLPDSLPERQALERFIDEFESGNSVLLSWPGCSVDDPRLAEVAAAITALRGDESHAEEAAYFDETVSGYTALQELMEPPLSLSRDEALSRLRGSLVGKDSDFSCLVVVLTEKGLYERDESISVILREAERVTGIDEAQFLLAGPAVEGAFLDAEATFDANRLSIPSTIVSALLCWWCLRSWRYTTIVLCTALFGQGLVLASMHWSGVRMNALLIVLPTLVLVLTVSAGVHLVNYYYDAVRRFGVPGAADRAFQAGRRPCILAVVTTAMGLLSLCVSDIEPIVQFGLFAAGGVSVTIALLLYVLPGALVKWPAIITPAMTVAEDGAPLPRPRRFDRILDVYATGIQRYALPLCVLFLIGTLVAGYGLQNIRSSIAFDSLFPAESRISRNYEVLERDLGPLVPVEVILNFDDRNDLLFSDRIDVVRRVEQAIRRVPHIAGTLSGATFTPILTQNAPDEQQAMAVAARLQLPIPRDLPEASLIPHALSTTESHRAALAFTRPATAVTMVSLHHSTFREGAKFADALVVEALSRPPRTSLAALQAFAQGRLQSSASEPVTYAVDEFPASFPTYQVPPVELLKSRALAVAEVEIRQQLIQRNYFYETDGRQSWRISARLPAMQELDYHQSLTDLRQVVDPVLEEVETGQRPTISAEYTGVMPVVSKSQRILLHDLYSSFLTAFGLVALAMIFVLGKIRAGLIAMLPNVFPAAVVFGAMGWWDLPVGIGTMMTASVALGIAVDDTLHFLTWFRIETTRGHDRAEAVRLCFGHCARAMIQTTVICGMGMVVFALSGFVPTGRFAWLMLTLLTATLVGDLVFLPALLNSPAGKWFQSRTFQKA, encoded by the coding sequence ATGACTCCCCTCGGTAACCCACCGCTCGCGCCCGCAAATTGTTCTGCAGACAGCATCACCGCCATCGAAACGCGTTTTCGTCGTCGTTGGCTCATGGCGTCGATCTTGATGCTCTGCATGGTGCCGTTCATCGGCATTGCCGCGCAGCAGACCATGCACAGCATGTTGACGTTGCCATCACGGTGGCTACCCGACTCGCTTCCGGAACGGCAGGCGTTGGAACGGTTCATCGATGAATTTGAAAGTGGCAATTCGGTGCTACTCAGTTGGCCCGGTTGCTCGGTCGACGATCCCCGGTTGGCAGAAGTCGCAGCGGCAATCACGGCGCTGCGCGGTGACGAGTCTCACGCTGAAGAGGCCGCTTACTTCGACGAAACTGTCAGTGGTTATACGGCGCTTCAGGAATTGATGGAGCCTCCGTTGAGTTTGTCGCGCGATGAAGCATTGTCACGGCTGCGCGGTTCGTTGGTGGGGAAGGACAGCGATTTTAGTTGTCTGGTTGTCGTTTTGACCGAAAAGGGCCTCTATGAGCGGGATGAGTCGATTTCGGTGATTCTGCGTGAGGCGGAGCGAGTGACCGGAATTGATGAAGCGCAGTTCTTGTTGGCGGGACCAGCGGTGGAAGGAGCATTTCTCGATGCTGAAGCGACGTTCGACGCCAATCGATTGAGTATTCCCTCGACGATTGTCTCAGCGCTCTTGTGCTGGTGGTGTTTGCGGTCTTGGCGGTATACGACGATCGTGCTGTGCACAGCCCTGTTTGGGCAGGGACTGGTTTTAGCCAGCATGCATTGGTCGGGTGTGCGGATGAATGCCCTGCTGATCGTGTTGCCCACGTTGGTGTTGGTGCTCACGGTCTCGGCCGGCGTGCATTTGGTCAATTACTATTACGATGCGGTCCGCCGATTTGGAGTTCCCGGAGCCGCCGATCGTGCCTTTCAAGCGGGGCGTCGTCCGTGCATCTTGGCTGTGGTGACGACGGCCATGGGATTATTGTCTTTGTGCGTCAGTGACATTGAACCGATCGTGCAATTCGGTCTCTTCGCCGCAGGAGGCGTCTCGGTGACGATTGCCTTGTTGCTGTATGTACTACCGGGAGCCTTGGTCAAATGGCCCGCGATTATCACTCCAGCAATGACGGTGGCTGAAGACGGAGCACCACTGCCGCGCCCGCGCCGTTTCGACCGGATTCTTGACGTTTATGCTACCGGAATTCAGCGGTATGCGCTGCCGCTTTGTGTCTTGTTTCTCATCGGCACTTTGGTCGCTGGCTATGGACTGCAAAACATTCGCTCCTCAATTGCCTTCGATAGTCTGTTCCCGGCGGAGAGTCGGATTTCGCGGAATTATGAGGTCTTGGAACGGGACCTGGGCCCGCTCGTGCCGGTGGAAGTCATTCTAAATTTTGATGACCGGAACGATTTACTGTTTAGCGATCGGATTGATGTCGTGCGACGCGTTGAGCAGGCGATTCGTCGCGTCCCGCACATTGCCGGGACTCTGTCGGGAGCGACGTTCACGCCAATTCTCACGCAAAACGCGCCGGACGAGCAACAAGCTATGGCGGTGGCCGCACGCTTGCAGTTGCCGATCCCGCGCGATTTGCCAGAGGCCTCTTTGATACCGCATGCATTGTCAACAACTGAATCACACCGGGCGGCGCTTGCGTTTACGCGGCCCGCAACGGCAGTGACGATGGTGAGTCTGCATCACTCGACATTTCGCGAGGGTGCCAAGTTCGCCGATGCTCTCGTGGTCGAGGCATTGAGCCGTCCGCCTCGAACATCACTTGCGGCATTGCAGGCCTTTGCCCAGGGGCGATTGCAATCGAGCGCGTCAGAACCGGTGACGTATGCTGTGGACGAATTTCCGGCGTCATTCCCCACCTATCAAGTTCCACCGGTCGAACTGTTGAAGTCGCGTGCACTGGCTGTCGCAGAGGTAGAGATTCGTCAACAGTTGATTCAACGAAACTATTTTTACGAAACGGACGGACGTCAAAGTTGGCGAATCAGCGCGCGACTCCCGGCGATGCAAGAATTAGATTACCACCAGTCGCTGACCGATTTGCGTCAGGTGGTCGACCCTGTGTTGGAAGAAGTTGAAACGGGTCAACGACCGACGATCTCGGCGGAATATACGGGTGTCATGCCGGTCGTCTCCAAATCGCAACGCATATTGTTGCACGACCTCTACAGCAGTTTTTTAACCGCGTTTGGATTGGTGGCGCTGGCGATGATTTTTGTGTTGGGCAAGATCCGTGCCGGCCTGATCGCCATGTTGCCCAACGTCTTTCCCGCTGCCGTCGTGTTTGGCGCGATGGGGTGGTGGGATCTCCCCGTCGGGATCGGCACGATGATGACCGCTAGCGTGGCTTTGGGGATCGCCGTGGATGACACATTGCATTTTCTAACGTGGTTTCGCATCGAAACCACGCGCGGCCACGACCGGGCTGAAGCAGTACGCCTCTGCTTTGGACATTGTGCGCGGGCGATGATCCAGACCACGGTCATTTGTGGAATGGGAATGGTCGTGTTCGCGCTGAGCGGCTTCGTGCCGACAGGGCGATTCGCCTGGCTGATGCTTACGTTATTGACCGCAACGCTCGTGGGGGACTTGGTTTTTCTCCCCGCACTATTGAACAGTCCTGCCGGGAAATGGTTTCAGTCACGCACGTTTCAAAAGGCTTGA
- a CDS encoding WD40 repeat domain-containing protein, producing the protein MNWIKDVFLGVFLPVAFALVVPFAASRAASADDDVRLPAMPEMEFKMRRWSLSSVAFSPNGEYLASADVVRSVYLWNLKTRVKAWEVSLPPVGAVSEEEIALTFAGDGKMLVLAPYYRDPLVLDASSGKTLRTLGSDGEGFAPAVSSWRKDGTEMVVTSSSGNLHFWNPLNGKETMVLKGAGRNVFSLQVAKDAARIALGWESYGLENKLDSGRMLVRKLPSGRIVFDERQPHSPAFVRHLAISPNGEYLVGASGKVVRGSGDEALVCWSMDRRERLWSKEEDCGGLAMSPDGKMLAYGSGSRLVLCDVRTGTTLSSTTYGTQTISAVTFSGDGTSIAIGTDDGAVAVWNLLLGREEKGSARGAKNGKGGR; encoded by the coding sequence ATGAATTGGATCAAAGACGTTTTCTTGGGCGTTTTCCTGCCAGTTGCTTTTGCCTTGGTCGTGCCTTTTGCAGCGTCACGTGCGGCCTCGGCAGATGATGACGTCCGACTGCCGGCGATGCCGGAAATGGAGTTCAAAATGCGTCGCTGGTCATTGTCGTCTGTTGCGTTTTCGCCAAATGGGGAATACTTGGCTTCTGCTGACGTGGTCCGTAGTGTTTACCTATGGAATCTGAAGACGCGAGTGAAAGCATGGGAAGTCAGTTTGCCGCCCGTGGGCGCTGTATCTGAAGAGGAGATCGCCCTGACGTTTGCTGGTGACGGCAAGATGCTCGTGCTGGCACCGTATTACCGCGATCCCCTTGTATTGGATGCTTCGTCGGGCAAGACACTCCGAACTCTTGGGAGTGACGGCGAGGGGTTCGCCCCGGCAGTATCGAGTTGGCGCAAAGACGGAACCGAAATGGTTGTCACCTCGTCTAGCGGGAATCTCCATTTTTGGAACCCTTTAAATGGCAAAGAAACGATGGTATTGAAGGGAGCGGGCCGGAACGTTTTCTCGCTGCAAGTGGCAAAGGACGCAGCAAGGATCGCTCTTGGCTGGGAGTCCTATGGTCTTGAGAATAAGTTGGACAGCGGCCGTATGCTGGTTCGAAAACTGCCTTCGGGGCGTATCGTTTTCGATGAACGGCAACCTCATTCCCCTGCCTTTGTTCGGCATCTCGCTATTTCTCCAAACGGTGAGTACTTGGTCGGTGCATCAGGCAAGGTGGTCCGTGGATCAGGTGACGAAGCATTGGTCTGCTGGTCGATGGATCGAAGGGAACGCCTTTGGTCAAAGGAAGAGGACTGCGGCGGCCTTGCCATGAGTCCTGATGGCAAAATGCTGGCATACGGTTCCGGTTCTCGGCTTGTGTTGTGCGACGTTCGTACTGGGACGACGCTTTCATCGACGACCTATGGAACGCAAACCATCAGCGCGGTGACGTTCAGCGGTGATGGGACATCCATCGCAATCGGCACGGACGACGGTGCGGTTGCCGTGTGGAATCTCCTTCTGGGCCGCGAAGAGAAAGGCTCGGCCAGAGGAGCGAAAAACGGTAAGGGGGGTAGGTAA
- a CDS encoding replication-associated recombination protein A — protein MKGLFDDQEREFRESAKPLAARMRPRSLDEFIGQAHFLGPGKLLRRMLQADRISSVIFYGPPGTGKTSLAQLIAANTRSQFAQLNAAASGVKELRAALDTARRRLEGSGERTVLFIDELHRFNKSQQDVLLPDVEEGVVSLVGATTQNPFFSLVSPLVSRSQIFEFKSVPAAEIRSVLQRALKDSERGLGEHRIQAEDEALDFLADICDGDVRRALTALEIAALSIAGSGQALDLSVAQESIQKKAIQYDADGDEHYDAASALIKSMRGSDPDAAIYWLARMLEAGEDPRFLARRIVIAAAEDVGNADPQALVLANAAAQATEFIGMPECRIPLAQAVTYIATAPKSNASYAAINAAIEDVRTQRIIPVPKHLKDSHYGGAKQLGHGEGYQYAHNSEAGWVDQDYLGVDRTYYEPVDRGYEAEIRRRLAEIAERRGGVEG, from the coding sequence TTGAAGGGACTCTTCGACGACCAGGAACGTGAGTTCCGAGAGTCGGCAAAACCGCTCGCTGCCAGAATGCGTCCTCGCTCGCTGGATGAATTCATCGGCCAAGCGCATTTTCTCGGGCCGGGCAAACTGCTGCGGCGGATGCTGCAAGCTGACCGCATTAGCTCCGTCATCTTCTACGGACCACCTGGCACCGGCAAAACGTCGCTGGCCCAACTCATCGCCGCCAACACGCGATCGCAGTTCGCGCAGTTAAACGCAGCTGCTTCCGGGGTCAAAGAGTTACGCGCCGCCCTGGATACGGCCCGCAGGCGGTTGGAAGGTTCCGGCGAGCGGACGGTGTTGTTCATCGATGAATTGCACCGCTTCAACAAATCGCAACAAGACGTGTTGTTGCCCGATGTCGAGGAAGGAGTCGTCAGCCTCGTCGGGGCGACGACGCAGAATCCGTTTTTCTCGCTGGTCTCCCCGCTGGTCAGCCGCAGCCAGATTTTTGAATTCAAATCGGTCCCGGCCGCTGAGATTCGCAGTGTGCTGCAGCGGGCGCTCAAAGATTCTGAACGCGGGCTGGGTGAGCATCGCATTCAAGCCGAAGATGAAGCACTCGATTTTTTAGCCGACATTTGCGATGGCGATGTGCGACGGGCGCTGACCGCTTTGGAAATCGCCGCTTTGTCGATCGCCGGCAGTGGGCAGGCGTTGGACCTATCGGTCGCGCAGGAATCGATTCAGAAGAAGGCGATTCAATACGATGCCGACGGCGACGAACATTACGACGCAGCCAGCGCGCTGATTAAAAGCATGCGGGGCAGTGATCCCGATGCGGCAATCTATTGGCTGGCGCGGATGCTCGAAGCGGGCGAAGACCCGCGGTTTCTAGCGCGACGCATCGTCATCGCCGCCGCCGAAGATGTCGGCAACGCCGACCCGCAGGCCTTGGTATTGGCCAACGCAGCTGCGCAAGCAACCGAATTCATCGGCATGCCCGAATGCCGCATCCCCTTGGCGCAAGCCGTCACCTACATCGCCACCGCCCCCAAATCCAACGCCTCTTACGCCGCCATCAACGCCGCGATAGAAGACGTCCGCACACAACGCATCATCCCGGTCCCCAAACACCTCAAGGACTCGCACTACGGCGGCGCGAAACAATTGGGACACGGCGAAGGTTACCAATACGCCCACAATTCCGAAGCGGGCTGGGTGGATCAAGATTACCTGGGAGTGGACCGGACGTACTACGAGCCGGTGGACCGTGGGTACGAAGCGGAGATCCGCCGGCGGTTGGCGGAGATTGCGGAGCGGCGCGGGGGTGTGGAGGGGTAG